GGCGGGTCCGCATCTGCCCGCCCAGGGTGGTTCAAGGCGCCGCGCGTCTCAGCTCGACGACCGCCGCGCCCGTGCTGGAGGCCTCGCGGACCTGAGTCACCGCCAGGTCACTGAGGTCGATTACCTCGCGTCCGAAGTTGGCCTCGATGGCCGAGCGATGCCCCCTCTGTCGGCGTCCGGGTGGGCGACCATCGGGTCGGCGACCGGCCGCGTCTCGCAGAGCAGCTCGTTGACGGCCACGATCTGGCCCACGATCGCCTTGAATCGCTGGTAGCGGACAACTTCCCGTTGCACCTTCGCAAGTGGAGGTCCCGGTGGCACAGCCCGCGTGACGGTCTTGCCCGCCACCGACTTCGTCAGCAGGTTGACCGGGCCATGCCGTGGATGGACCGGGTCCGCGCAGGCGCAATCGCGCCTCCCACAGCGCCGGTAGGCACGGTTCAGGCTACCCCGCCGGAAGTCGCCGACGGCCGCCAGCTGCCAATGCAGCCTGTCCCGCTCCGCCTCCAGCCGGGCCAGTGCGTCCTCGCCATGGGGCGGCATCGAGGCGCTTTCCGCCCTGTAAGTCGCCACACTTACAGTATGATCCGCGATCGATCGCAGAGTCAAGGAGCCGCTCCCTTCTCCACCCAATCCGGGGTGCATCGCCTTGCACAGCGGGCCGGACAGGTGTATGGTCAAGCAGAATCGACGCTCACGCCCAGCGGGGCCGGCCGAGAGTTGCAGTTGAAGCGGACGCTGCTAGCGCGGTGCCGACCGGTGAGCCGGACATGAAGGTTTGTGTGGAAGTGGGGGATCGTGATTCGCACAGCAGCTGAGATTACCGCGCACACCTGACCAGGCAACAGGCGGTGACCTGACGGGGCGGATGAGAGCACACTGCGCAGGCTGGGTCACCGCCGTCGCGTTTCATTAGCTCGGCACCATCACAGAGGAGGTGGAAGGGTCCATGTCCACAATGCGAAGGCGACGCGGGGTTGGCCGTCGGCTCTGGTCGCTGGGCACCATCTTTGTGCTTGCGACGGTGAGTGTTGGCGTCGCCGTGCAACAGGTGACGCCGGCGCGGGTAGCGCCACGCCAGCAGATAACGCCGGCTCCCGCGTTCACCGGAGCGCAGCTGGCCGCTCAGCCGTCCACCGATTGGCCGACGACCGGCGGCTCAGTCAGCAATGACCGGTTCTCCACCCTGTCGACGATCAATGCCA
The window above is part of the Mycobacteriales bacterium genome. Proteins encoded here:
- a CDS encoding DUF6788 family protein, which encodes MATYRAESASMPPHGEDALARLEAERDRLHWQLAAVGDFRRGSLNRAYRRCGRRDCACADPVHPRHGPVNLLTKSVAGKTVTRAVPPGPPLAKVQREVVRYQRFKAIVGQIVAVNELLCETRPVADPMVAHPDADRGGIARPSRPTSDAR